The window CCATCGCACGTACCATCCGGACATTTCCTTCAATGCAGCGGAATTATTAACTCACCAGACTGGACACCATTATGATGATACTCGTGTTATTGAGGAAGGATGTGGTGGCACGGGGTTAAAGTGCCAGTTGCACGAGCTCAAATTATTAAGCACGAGGTGAACAATCTGAGTACGTCATCTACGCAGACCATGATGCGGTTAATGGCACTCACTTTGGCATCTCGAGCCTTCCGTTTCCATCAGTGAGCCGCGGATCGCAACGAAGATGAACAAAAGTCTGGCGGCCGTCCGGGCAGTCGTCCGACCCATCCCAGTCCATGCTAACCGTGAATattggttaattttaattttaagtgtAAAGTTTAATGAGGAGAATGACTTAATTAAGCAGGAATAAACTTTGTGACACCTCAGTACCTGGAGCATTATAAGCAACTATTCCAAGCCTGGGGCAATACTAGGGATGGGATATAACTCATAATGTGGACAACTAATACGTAACAGTTTCTATgcagaaacaaacaaaactcaTTCACGGGGATTTGAGCTGAGGTTGTCGATGTATCAGAACATGTAGAACATTAATTCACTTTCTTCTTAAAACGGATTCAACGAAAATTCCTGTAACGTCTACTTTTCAAGAACGATACCTCATAAAATAAACAACGTCGTTGTAATCAGTGGCGCCAtcttttggaaatatttcatcaGTTGTGTTCAACACCGGCTCCTGCGACACCGACTCGAGTCTGGAGGCGAGGATGATGGGTTGGGAATGGACGGACATTCGCTCTCCTGCAAGTCGTGCTCAGTTGAGTAATTGTACAAAGAGCCACGGTATTTAAGACCATAGATATCTcacaaaacaagaaatatgAAACCTGTAGAAGAGTCGAGATTGACAGCGGTCGACCTGCAAACCATCCCAGACAACTTCTTCAAACTTTGTCCACTGAAAAGTCCACTGTGAGCAAATGTGACATTGTCGATGCATTCGGCTCTTCCCTTCCCCTGCATTGACATCAAATATCATGATGCTACAAACTCACATAACTTCATAAGATCTGTCTTATCTTGTCTTTGTGCACCAGCATTGATAAGTTTTGTCACTTAATTGTCGATGCTTCAAGAAAGTTCTTAAAATCTTAAGTTGAATTTAATGAGCCGACTGTCCAAGCATCACCTCGTTCCCACAGAGGCTGATGTTGTACATGTGGTTGTACTTCTTCCCCGTGCTCGTGAAGCTCGGAGGTGTCATAACAGACATTGACCCGGATAAAGCACTGAAGTTGTAATGTCGTCCGACCTGGGAGAGTTGAAAGatgttttagaaaataaaaaagaacaatttagaaaaataaaatagaattgacagaaaactaaaaaacaacaacaaaagaatAGAATCTTTGCAGCAAAACTGTCAACTTGCATCTTGAAAGCGAGTTAAGTCAAAGACACTTGCTCACCTTATCTGAGAGAAAATGACAATTGTTGTTGCATCTTGTGTTGTCGCCGACCGCCCTGGTGCCCTCCCCGCACTCTTCGCATCCGTTCTTGCCTGCGTTCAACCTCGTGTTGCCGGTGCACGCCTTGCACGTCCGCGCATCATCGTCCAGGTAGTTGCCCACTGGACACGGTATGCATCTGGTGTCTGGTCAATGAACATCACTGGTAAGAAAGTGATGAGTAATAAtgacaaagctaaacttgAAGCAGCAACTTTTCAAATCAAGCCATCATTTGCTAcacaaataaaatgcaaatgtttcattcattctCATGTCATCATGATAATTGATGTCAGGATCTCGTTGTAGTTAAGGTTGGTTTTGATGATTGCGAgtattttcaaagaaaatcaaaGTTTGCAAATCACAGATTCGAAGGCTTGGTTGCTACTGTCATGTTAGCGACAACATCTTCATCAGTCTGATGACACGCAATCCACCTACCTTGTACATTGGCAGCAGCGCAGGGCGTGCACGAGTCAGCCGGTGAGCCAATGACGTTTGTGGCATTCACCAGGAAGATGCCTGCTCTGTCTGACGCGCTCTACTCACATCAACACAACATAAACAACATAAAGTATAATTTCCCAATAAATAACAACTTCGTCGTTTCTAAACTTTGTCATTCAAAAAACCGTGCCAGCTCCAACATGCAATTCTCAAACAATATGAATCAAAGAGACGATACCTTTTTCTGGAAGGCCCACGTGAATGATAGAGCTGTGTCGTTCTTCATGACATTGTAAGAgtatgtttgtttcttttggtTGCCCCGCCAACTATCCACCACTGTTGTCTCTTTCTTTTTAACATCCTGGATAAAAAGTATGTATTCTGACATCACAATGCGCTTTTAACAACAGAATAGCATCACAATGATATAACAATGTGAATGCAGGTGGAGAGACGAAGACGCAACATCAAAACTCTACGACAATTCAACAGCACATCCAAAATGCTCTTATCATTATGTGATAAGTTAGACGTGACAGTTTTCCTGCAAAACTGGTTTTGGAGGTGCCAAAGCCATTAACAGCACACATGTAGCAACTATAGTTATCAAACCAACTAGAAGTGTTTTCTTTACTTTATGGAGTTCCAAAGTGAAGCGTCAGATAAAAATGAATGACCCGATGCAAATTCACATGTTTATGCAATCAGTGAGACAGTTGCGAGATGGCACCAAAATACCACTTGGCTTCCTGCCAGAGTTAGTGCAGGTGCTCATCGAAACCCCCCACACCACTCACCTTCATGAAGTAGAGTTGACAATCATCTTCACATTCAAGTTCAAAGACGAAGGTGATGGTGCCGTACACTTCAAAATCATCCGGCTCCATGAAACCAGACGCGATGGAGAGGATGAGGACCAGGTAAGCTTCCCCAGAGTCCACGTTGGTCGTGCGCACCTGGTCCCCCACAACCTCCCAGCCCTGCGATGCATTATTAGTCAAGCCACTGTCAAGCAAGTTTGTCGTGACTCGTAAGTAGGGATATCCCAGATAtaattctgtttatttcatgaTTAATAATGACAAGTTGTTCGACATGAGCGGCAGGTACCAGGTCCTGGTCGCAATCGGTCTGTGACAAGCTGATGCAAGAAGTCTTCATCAGGTCGGGAAGGTGATCCCACCAGAGGTAGAAGAACCCATATTGTGGGGAGGTGCTGGCCGGACACTGGAGACAATCTGCGGAAACGAGCCACAACAACGTTTATGAGGAACCAGTGAACCGTGTCATGCTGCAGCTGCTGAGTCACAGTTGCAGCATAAGATTTTCTTCTAATAATTCACGTCTAAACATACGATGTGTGCCGTTGGAGTAGCTGTTTGACTTGCACGGTTCACACCCCATCTCAGTCGGGTGAAATCCGGGGTTGCACGGGGAACAAGGCTTCTCCTCACCAGAGGGCGGCAGTTTAACTGAATCCTCGAGCGTGTCGAGACAGATTTTGGGTTCAGCCCACCGGTACATTATCATTGTCTGCAAGTAGAATCATGAGAGATATTGAACAGGGCTTGATATTGTAACGCACGAGATCATTTCTTGAGCAACTCACTGTTTTGTTCTCGTTACAAGCTGTGTGTGTTGCAAAGTAGTCCTTCTCCATACAAGGCGGCTTCTCAAGGCATTCCTGGTTAGCAGCGGGGGCATATTGCGTCTCTGGGTCACAGGGTTCACATATTGACGCCCCAGGCAAGCTATGGGTGTTGGGGGGACATGGGGTGCACCAGTGCGAGCCCCGCGACGAAGCAAAGAACCCCGCCTGACACTTCACACACTCGGTGGTGTATGACACACCTGGAAACATAAAACAGGGATCGATCAGTGACAGGTTTTAATCAGTATGAAAGGTGACATGAGAGAAATTATTTTGACAAAGCGGAAACCTTCCAACCTGTTATTTCGATGTCACGGATCAGCACGGGGCTCAGTTTCGTTTTATCTCCGAGCAGAATGCCGGTTGTCTTCCAGTACAGGACGTTGGGACCCTTCTTCAAGGTTGCCTGCTCAAGTTTGAATCAAATCTAAGTGTTAGAAGACTCGCATAACAAAGCCCACGTTATCAATGGCTGGATATACTACCAAGGGAAGAACACCACAGATGATGATGAAGCTTTTAAGCGCATCACCGTCAGCAATTACGCAGACAAAAACCAGCAAAATAAAAGTCACTAAACACAGAGTACTGCGTTGTAAGTAAGTGTCAATACATGAATAATTGGCAGTGGAAGGGCATAGGCGGCCGTGTTCCGTGATGAATCGGACATTAAATTGCATTGAACAGAAGAGGTTAAATTTCAATGCAGATCTCAGGTTACGAAACACACTTCCTCATAGTTTTGACGTCATAGACACCAAGACAATGGCGTGATATGGAAAATGTTTGTGGGATTTTTCAAACAGGGATCCAATATGCGTAATTTTGCACAACCATATCATGACTGAGTCATTCCATGTTTaatcaaccaatttttttaaattttgtaaccattagTCACAGATTTTGATGGTTTTGATACATGTTGCATATATGgatatatgtatatacagtgagaactcgttaatccggaccactttgtttcgtcataaaatgttggtttagcggggtatcagGATTATATCGGAAagcgaaaaatcaatcaatcttgcaaatgcagtcACCGTGTTAACCGTGTATATGAAAAT of the Clavelina lepadiformis chromosome 7, kaClaLepa1.1, whole genome shotgun sequence genome contains:
- the LOC143465125 gene encoding endosome/lysosome-associated apoptosis and autophagy regulator family member 2-like — encoded protein: MDKHLVLQILTICLSTSCVFAADVPPCVEHETVFTYTECDSRNGRWRVQVPKNPDHCEIKNPTAPVRGKNCDFSCIAGQFLDLKTQQCKECPVGTYSLGSGIRFDNWEELPDRFTSSSESIHFSPYGYHSKVHNCSLSKWSPAGHYVVSNDDDCTSSLSYVVELRQAGAVSFSYQYPDDDVIFHFYVQNGQCETVHEQNTDVFLNTTGTGWKQWRATLKKGPNVLYWKTTGILLGDKTKLSPVLIRDIEITGVSYTTECVKCQAGFFASSRGSHWCTPCPPNTHSLPGASICEPCDPETQYAPAANQECLEKPPCMEKDYFATHTACNENKTTMIMYRWAEPKICLDTLEDSVKLPPSGEEKPCSPCNPGFHPTEMGCEPCKSNSYSNGTHHCLQCPASTSPQYGFFYLWWDHLPDLMKTSCISLSQTDCDQDLGWEVVGDQVRTTNVDSGEAYLVLILSIASGFMEPDDFEVYGTITFVFELECEDDCQLYFMKDVKKKETTVVDSWRGNQKKQTYSYNVMKNDTALSFTWAFQKKSASDRAGIFLVNATNVIGSPADSCTPCAAANVQDTRCIPCPVGNYLDDDARTCKACTGNTRLNAGKNGCEECGEGTRAVGDNTRCNNNCHFLSDKVGRHYNFSALSGSMSVMTPPSFTSTGKKYNHMYNISLCGNEGKGRAECIDNVTFAHSGLFSGQSLKKLSGMVCRSTAVNLDSSTGERMSVHSQPIILASRLESVSQEPVLNTTDEIFPKDGATDYNDVVYFMSMDWDGSDDCPDGRQTFVHLRCDPRLTDGNGRLEMPKKCPDGTCDGCDFYYLWRSYEACPICIKEDFIEVVGGCESGKIVTKYIWKSYPRKCRSGVDLPDEKVEKCHDYTFYIQIGIVGGVSLLFIMCAAVCCLWKKSKKLEYKYHRLVLDGKGGASGELPAADSCAISDSESDFEDHSDEVIFQKKKARLFGKKSVTDYESVLLQPVTTGV